TCTCTGTGTAAGCCAGATTTTTCCCTGCCGGCTCCTGGTTCTTGAATCAATAACGGAACCGCGGAGGTTCGGGTCGGGATGATCGGAAGAGAATCTGTTTTTAAGAATCCATTTGAGAGAAAGTTCTATACTGTCTTTAAATTCCTGGTAACCGTTATTAACAAGTCTGATAGCCAGTATTCCGCAGAACGCGGTTGCAGAGCCCGTAACTGAATTCTCATTATATCTTCCATCCAGGAAATTTACATAGAAGAAAGTGCCGTCCTTCCTCATAGCTTTAAGATAGGTTCTCAAAGTTCTGGCAGCCGCTTCAAGGTATCTGCGGTCGCCTGTTAAATCAAATCCTTCAATAAGTGATTCGGCATACCATAAGTTGAAGCGTGGATGAAATGATCCTGCATCCTTGTTGTTGGGAGTAAAATCCATCCAGAGTCCGTACTGATCCTGTTTCTGAATCAGACTTTCGCACAGGTCTAGAAATACTTTTTTAAATTCATCATTCCCCGTGAACTCATACATATCTTTGAATAGAGATCCCTCGTTATTCGGGCGCGAGACATCATAAAGTGTCTGTTCTTTTTTATCGGGCCAGAAGGGACTATTTTCTTTAAGCACATTTCCTGTTTTGGGATCGACAGCATCGTAAAAGACGCCGTGCCCAGGGACATACATATGCTTGAGCATCCATTTACCTGCGCTGGTAGCGACCTCCGCATATTTTTTATCGCCTGTAGTTTTATAGAGATTGAATAATCCCGGGGTACCGTCTGTAACTGTTGCGAATACAATATTGTCATTACCGTCGCCGTGAATTGCATTAAGCATTCCTTTGAGTACCGGATGATCGGTTATTAGGAGACTTGTCCACCAGTTCCCTGCCCGAATTGCCTCATTCAGATATTTCTGATTCTTTGTGATTTTATAAGATTCTACGAGAGCATTAATAACCTGGCCTGTATGCCACGGAGGCTCATACTCGTACCACTTACCTTCGGTAAGATTGTAATCGCATCTCGATTTTCCATGTTCATCGAGCAGAGTAAAAGCGGCAAAGTTCGAAGTTTCTATAATAGCTTTAAGGACAGCTTCCTTTTCAAAAGATTGATTTTGAGCTGTCAGCGTCCCCGTTATCAAAACGATTACAAGGGGGATTAGAGCAAATCCTTTCATATAACTTTTCATTTAATCTCCGGTGAATTTCATTATTGAATGATATTATAATCAGGCACCGGCAACATTACCGGAATAATTTTTTCATAAACTTTTTTATCGATCATTTCCATTTTTCTAAGTATTCCGTTTCTTTTTCCATCCAGAAGATGAATTTCGTCAACAAACTTTTCTTTAGTCACCGGTTCCGGGACTGAGTTCTTAAGCTGAAGCCGTAATGCTTTCATACGTGTATAATTGAAATGATAATGAAACGGATTCTTGTCGTGGATATATCTGATCTTTCTTATTATTGACCAGAGAGTATCGGCTTCAAACCAGAGTTTCCTCTCGCCGATTTTTTTTCTGAACTCAAGTTCGGTTTCCTTGAACTCAAACAGAAGCGATGCAGAAGCTTTTCCGTACAAGCGAATCATTGCATTTTGAATAGACCGGAGAGAATCATACGTTGAAGAATTCCAAAGGAAATCGTTTACTGTGATAATAGAAGCCTTTGAATCCTCGGCGTCAGCATTACCATTCACAAACATTCCGTTTCCGGCGGTTCTCTTGCTGAAGTCCCCCGGCAATTCATTGCTGTATGCGGAGAATAAAGGTGCGGATGTAAACGGGTGATGACTGTAAATAGTATTATCCCAGAGGAATGGTACCCTGCCTTTAAGATTAAGTGACCAGTCATTAATCTGATCAACTGTAATGCTGCGGCTTCTTACATTGACACCGCACCATATAATATAGACATCCTCATTCATATTCGAACCGATAAAATTCAGGTCCTGCTTCAAAAACCCGTACGGTTCCTTTTCCCACGGAGTATTTTTATAAAGCTCCATGTCACCGTAGTTCATGTCTTCATATGTATAAAATGCCGGCACGTAATAGACTTCCGATTTATAAGAATTTGAATCAAGCCATTCTATCAAGTCATTAATCAGGTAACAATGCGCTTCGGCCATATGGCTGAATTTCTTTTTGTCATTTTCACTTGTAAGAGTATAACCTTCATGATACTTAAAAGGAGGCGTATCGTCTGCAAGAATCATTATTTTCTCGATACCAATTTTCAATCCTGCTTCAATCACGGATTTAAGAAGATTTATATCATCGGGATTCGAAATTTCGATCTGTTTTTTCTCATAAATATTATGGGACTGCATAATTTCCGGCCCGCCGAAACGGTCGCGCCAGTCTTTTATCTCGTCAAGCACTTTCTGATATTCATCATCAATCCTGAACCAGGAATAGACTCTGCTTGCAATGGCAATGGTTTCCATTTTATTCATCAGCGCATAATTCATTATCTCTTCAACACGCCCGGGTTTCAATACGGTGGAAAAAATTCTTCGGCTATACTCAGGCCAGTCATCAACTTCAAAGAGATTTAATTTAAGTAAACTGTTCTCACGCTCAATAAATTCAGAGAATGTAGCAACTCCGAATAACAAACCTAGCTGACCGGGTGAAGAAATATTAATCTCCTTTGCGGATATATCGGGTATTATCCTGTAATGCTGATTATTATTAAAAGAATTGTTTTCACTTCGGGAAATGTTAATAACCCATCCGTCAAAGCTTTTCGATTCATAAGGATTTTCGATACTGAATTCGATTCCATATTTATTTTTAAGAAGATAATTAATGTAACGGGCAGATTTAATTTCGGCCTCGTTCCGTGCAATAATTTTGAGTGAATTTATTTCCGGAGAAAGGAGAACCGATTTCCCGAGTGATTTAATATGAACAGGTGCCGGCTGTATCTCGGGCATTTTATCACCGGAGTTAATTAACTCCTGAGAGAATGAATTAACAGACAGGAAAAGGAGAAGTATTAGAATTCTTTTTTTCATAATTATCCAAGCTATTGATTATCAAAATCAGGAAGTTTTACCATTTCCATCTGAAGTGTATAGCTCAATCTATTAAAAGAGAGTTTTTCTATTTCATCAATAAGGAGCCGGCGTTTCTTATCAAGTTCGATACATTTTCTTTTAAACGACTCATAATCCTCCGGTTCAGGAACCGAATATTTCAGCTGCATCCTGAGAGCTTTAAATCTCCCGTAATTGAGGTGATAATGAAAAGGATTTTTTTCAGTGATAAATCTGGTATCCCGTATCGATTTCCACAATTCATCAGCAGCATACCAAATTTCTCTCTGCTTAATTTCCTTTACAAGTTCCAGCTCAGTTTCTTTGTATCTAAACATAGTATTAAGAGCATCCGCTCCGTACAATTTTGTCATTGCATTAATAAGACTTACAGAAGGATTATAAGAGTCCCCTTCCCACATATAAGCGTTGGCCGTAAGAGTAGCTGCACGGCTCGATTCACCAACACCGTCGCCGTTAATAAAGATTCCGTTACCGCCGGTTTTATTTCCGAAATCTGATGGAAAGTCGTTCTGATAAGGAGTGAACATTGTGCGTGCGGTATAGTCCAGCTGCGCGAAGATAGAATTATCAAAAAGGAACGGAACACGTCCGCTTAAATTGCTTGTCCAGTCTTTAAGATCCTGATCAGTTAATGTACGGGTACATACATAAGGACCGGTCCACATTATGTGAACATTCTTATTCATCTTGTCGCCTATAATTTTCAGATCTCTTTTTAACGGTTTATAAGCTGCGTCCTCCCAGGGCGTATCCGTATAAAGCTCCATATCACCGTAGTGCATCTCTTCATAAGTATAGAACGAAGGGCAATAATAGAATTCTATATTAAGATTATTTTTTTTACTCCACCCGACCAGTTCATTCATAAGATAAACATGTGCTTCGGCCATTGAAGAGAATTTTTCACGGTCTTTACTGGAAGGCAGAACATATCCTTCCCCGAATTTGAAAGGAGGGGTATCGTCCGCCAGAATCATAACGCGGCTGACACTTTTACTTCGTGCCGAACCAATTACATTTTTTATTTTAAGGAGATGATCTTTGTTAGAGATTTCAATCGGGTCGCCCTTATAAAGATTAAGAAGCAGAAGACCCTCAACACCGCCGTACTGTTTGGACCAGTCAGAGAATTGCTCCAGGTTTCCGGCAAGTTCGTAATCGAGTTTATCCCATGAGTAATCTGTATTGTGAAAAGAGATTGTTTCGATTTTATGGCGGATCATCCAGTCGAGATCGTATTGAATATGATTAGGAACCGGTTTGCTGTTGAACATACGTCTTTTAAATGACGGATAGTCGGTCAGGTCCGCTTCACGGATCATAACCCTTCCGTAATTTCTTACAACTAACTGGGATAAGGAAGCTGCGCAATAGAGAACTCCTTTAAGATCCGCACCGGAGAGCACTACTTCAATTACTTTTCCGGAGTTCCATTTTATTGAATACGACTGCTCTCCATATTTTTTAAGCAACCGGTTATCGTTCAGGAAGGAGAAAATAATTTTTGTATTTAGAGGAATTGAATTTTTATTATTAACAGCCGGAAGAGTTCCATAGTTAAATTTCTGGAGGAGACGATTAAGCATTCTGGCCGCCCTCTCGCCACCTTTGTTTGAAAATAATATTACAGCAACCGGATTGCCGTTATCATCAAACAGATCATGATAACGATCTGAATATTTGATATCGACAGGTACCGGATAAATATCTGCGGTTCCATTTTCAATCCATACAAACTTTACCGAATCGGAATTTAGTCTCTCATCCAGAGGTACTGGACGGGCAGGATCATTCTGTCCGCAGATATAAAATGGAATCATAAAGTAAAACAGTAATATTGACGCTCTTATTCGGGTCATTTTATTTTATGCTTATTCTGAATTTAATTTCCTTTTCATAACTTCCGGGATCGGGTTTTACTTTAATAATAACCGGATAACCTTTAAGCGCGGGGAGAGGTTGGGAATATCTCCCTTCACCGGATCCCATTTCGACATCAGAGCCATCAGAAATCATCTTAAATACAAATTCTTTTTTGCCGCCTGTTATTTCAATTGTTCTATCATCAATTTTGTTAAACCTTGTATCAGAATTCTGCACGAAAGGTTCAACAATATTTACAACAGGATCTTGTCCGTGGAATCTGAGTTTAATAGTCTTCTCGATATACTGATCCGTGAATCTATTTATAAGTGTGTAAGCAACTCCTCCTTCCCACCTGTTCCTGTCTTTTAATTCTCCTCTTGTAGAAACAATAAATGCTCCATCACTCTCAACCAGTTCCATATCACCGTCAAATTCGTACAGATTAGTGTAATATGCGCTGGTATCACTAAACTCGATTCTGGGAGTAAGAGGAAGAGTGTTTTCGGCCTGCGGATAATTAAATTCCCACTGATAATATTCAGTCTGACTCGAAGACTGAAGGTATCCGTAATCTACGACCCAGAGATTTGTGACAGAGCCGCCAGAAGGCCGGTGCATATATTTGAAATCCGCTCCCCTTCTGATATCCTTATATCCATAAGCAGTAACGGTTGCCATAAAATTTTTTGTCCGTACTAAGGAAACATCAATTGTTTTGAAATGTTTTGCCCAGCCGGTTTTTTGAGTTGGAAGCTGAGGAGCCATTCCAGAGGACATGTCACCGTACAGAATCGCCATTGCAAGATTCTTAGCCCGGCAGAATGTTGAATAAATGCAAGGAGGAGTTTTAAACATTCTATTATAATGAGGGCCGGGTGGAAGCAATCCGTTAGTTCTCAAATTCATAAAGTAATTCATATTTGAGAGTGCTGCTGTTCTGTAAACAGGGTCTTCGCTTGCAAAGAGAGAAAAGAGAATTTGAGAGCCGTCGGCAGTAAGGCTTCCGTAAGTAGTCCACTTACTTGATCGAACACCCCAGGATCCGTCCGTTGAACCATCTGGATAAATGAAATAGATCATTCTTTTCAACGATTCACTCACATAATTCCATGCTAATTTATTTCCGGTAAGTCTTGCGTATAATGCGATTCCCCAGGCGGACATATCCATATTATAGCCGAGATCAATTCCATACTTGGTTCCGCGGACTCTATTTCCCTCCCCAGTTAGGAAAAAATCTTCATCATGTTTAGAAAGGACAAGGAAAGCAAGCTGATCGGCTTTTTTTATGTATGCTGAATCCGGAACCACCTGAAATGCAACCGCGAGAGCTGCAGTGGAAGTAGCACAGTAATTTATGCTTGCAAAGACATGGTTCATATTCTCAACTAACCAATCGGAAGCTTTCTTAATGGACTTTTTCCAGCGCTCAGCTTCAGTCTCAGTAAGATGTTTATTTAAAAGCGGATATGCTGCAGCCATCATTAAAAGCTGATCGGTGGTTGTGCCCGTCCATTCGGAAGGAGTTTCGAACCATGAGCCGTTCTCTTTCTGCTGATTGATCAACCAGTTGCCGGTTGCGATTGCCGAATTAAGATACCTCTGATTTCCTGTTTCTTTATAAGCAACAGTCAAAGGCAGAACAGCTTCCGAGGTCCGGGTATGAAAGTCTTTGCACGATTCGCACCAGAAGGCACCGTAATTAGAATCGGAGGCTTTCAGTACCTGAAGTTTAATAAGATCATCGGCAAGGATTAAAAGATTTTTTTTAAGACTCTCTTTAAGTGACAACTGATCATTCGAAAGGATTTTAGAAGGTAACAGGAAAATCACACTGATATAAAATACCAGTTTTATTATAGTTAACATT
This Melioribacteraceae bacterium DNA region includes the following protein-coding sequences:
- a CDS encoding glycoside hydrolase family 127 protein produces the protein MKSYMKGFALIPLVIVLITGTLTAQNQSFEKEAVLKAIIETSNFAAFTLLDEHGKSRCDYNLTEGKWYEYEPPWHTGQVINALVESYKITKNQKYLNEAIRAGNWWTSLLITDHPVLKGMLNAIHGDGNDNIVFATVTDGTPGLFNLYKTTGDKKYAEVATSAGKWMLKHMYVPGHGVFYDAVDPKTGNVLKENSPFWPDKKEQTLYDVSRPNNEGSLFKDMYEFTGNDEFKKVFLDLCESLIQKQDQYGLWMDFTPNNKDAGSFHPRFNLWYAESLIEGFDLTGDRRYLEAAARTLRTYLKAMRKDGTFFYVNFLDGRYNENSVTGSATAFCGILAIRLVNNGYQEFKDSIELSLKWILKNRFSSDHPDPNLRGSVIDSRTRSRQGKIWLTQRDVGTSFGLRFLCDYYNYKFN
- a CDS encoding beta-N-acetylglucosaminidase domain-containing protein, translating into MKKRILILLLFLSVNSFSQELINSGDKMPEIQPAPVHIKSLGKSVLLSPEINSLKIIARNEAEIKSARYINYLLKNKYGIEFSIENPYESKSFDGWVINISRSENNSFNNNQHYRIIPDISAKEINISSPGQLGLLFGVATFSEFIERENSLLKLNLFEVDDWPEYSRRIFSTVLKPGRVEEIMNYALMNKMETIAIASRVYSWFRIDDEYQKVLDEIKDWRDRFGGPEIMQSHNIYEKKQIEISNPDDINLLKSVIEAGLKIGIEKIMILADDTPPFKYHEGYTLTSENDKKKFSHMAEAHCYLINDLIEWLDSNSYKSEVYYVPAFYTYEDMNYGDMELYKNTPWEKEPYGFLKQDLNFIGSNMNEDVYIIWCGVNVRSRSITVDQINDWSLNLKGRVPFLWDNTIYSHHPFTSAPLFSAYSNELPGDFSKRTAGNGMFVNGNADAEDSKASIITVNDFLWNSSTYDSLRSIQNAMIRLYGKASASLLFEFKETELEFRKKIGERKLWFEADTLWSIIRKIRYIHDKNPFHYHFNYTRMKALRLQLKNSVPEPVTKEKFVDEIHLLDGKRNGILRKMEMIDKKVYEKIIPVMLPVPDYNIIQ
- a CDS encoding beta-N-acetylglucosaminidase domain-containing protein, translating into MIPFYICGQNDPARPVPLDERLNSDSVKFVWIENGTADIYPVPVDIKYSDRYHDLFDDNGNPVAVILFSNKGGERAARMLNRLLQKFNYGTLPAVNNKNSIPLNTKIIFSFLNDNRLLKKYGEQSYSIKWNSGKVIEVVLSGADLKGVLYCAASLSQLVVRNYGRVMIREADLTDYPSFKRRMFNSKPVPNHIQYDLDWMIRHKIETISFHNTDYSWDKLDYELAGNLEQFSDWSKQYGGVEGLLLLNLYKGDPIEISNKDHLLKIKNVIGSARSKSVSRVMILADDTPPFKFGEGYVLPSSKDREKFSSMAEAHVYLMNELVGWSKKNNLNIEFYYCPSFYTYEEMHYGDMELYTDTPWEDAAYKPLKRDLKIIGDKMNKNVHIMWTGPYVCTRTLTDQDLKDWTSNLSGRVPFLFDNSIFAQLDYTARTMFTPYQNDFPSDFGNKTGGNGIFINGDGVGESSRAATLTANAYMWEGDSYNPSVSLINAMTKLYGADALNTMFRYKETELELVKEIKQREIWYAADELWKSIRDTRFITEKNPFHYHLNYGRFKALRMQLKYSVPEPEDYESFKRKCIELDKKRRLLIDEIEKLSFNRLSYTLQMEMVKLPDFDNQ